A single region of the Chelonia mydas isolate rCheMyd1 chromosome 4, rCheMyd1.pri.v2, whole genome shotgun sequence genome encodes:
- the LOC102931039 gene encoding retinoid-binding protein 7, with product MPVDFSGTWNLTSSENFEGYMLALGIDFATRKIAKILKPQKVIEQEGNSFSIQTTSTFRSYFVQFKIGEEFEEDNKGLDHRKCKSIVTWDNDKLVCVQTGDKKNRNWTHWIEGDQLYLELRCEDQVCTQVYKRA from the coding sequence ATGCCTGTGGATTTCAGTGGCACCTGGAACCTCACAAGCAGTGAGAACTTTGAAGGTTacatgctggctttgggtattGACTTTGCAACTCGCAAGATAGCAAAAATACTGAAGCCACAGAAGGTGATTGAACAGGAAGGCAATTCATTCTCCATCCAAACCACCAGCACTTTCAGAAGTTACTTTGTCCAGTTCAAAATTGGAGAGGAGTTTGAGGAAGACAATAAAGGCCTAGATCATAGAAAATGCAAGAGTATAGTTACCTGGGACAATGACAAGCTTGTTTGTGTCCAGACTGGAGACAAGAAGAACAGGAACTGGACTCATTGGATTGAAGGAGATCAGCTATATCTGGAGCTCCGCTGTGAGGACCAAGTATGCACACAGGTTTACAAGAGAGCTTGA